A genomic stretch from Candidatus Hydrogenisulfobacillus filiaventi includes:
- the ahpA gene encoding biofilm-specific peroxidase; 2-cys peroxiredoxin (Evidence 2a : Function from experimental evidences in other organisms; PubMedId : 22938038, 27683249; Product type e : enzyme) → MALVGTRAPDFRMPAVVEGEIRDITLNGYRGRWLALFFYPHDFTFVCPTEITAMSRRLEDFERRGCSIVGVSTDSPYVHRAWIDAPVEAGGLGAVRYPLASDWTHEVSRAYQVYVPEEGAAYRGLFLIDPEGIVQYEVVHNLNVGRSVDEVLRVLQALQTGGLCPVDWTPGQPLLTPH, encoded by the coding sequence ATGGCACTGGTTGGAACCCGCGCCCCCGATTTCCGCATGCCGGCGGTGGTGGAGGGGGAAATTCGGGACATTACCTTGAACGGGTACCGGGGTCGCTGGCTGGCACTCTTTTTTTACCCCCACGACTTCACCTTCGTGTGCCCGACCGAGATTACGGCCATGTCCCGGCGGCTAGAGGATTTCGAGCGTCGGGGCTGCAGTATCGTGGGCGTCTCCACCGACAGCCCCTATGTCCACCGGGCCTGGATCGATGCCCCTGTGGAGGCAGGCGGCCTGGGAGCGGTCCGCTATCCCTTGGCCAGCGACTGGACCCATGAGGTCAGCCGCGCTTATCAAGTCTATGTGCCGGAAGAGGGTGCTGCCTACCGCGGCCTCTTCCTCATTGACCCTGAGGGGATCGTGCAGTACGAGGTGGTGCACAACCTTAACGTCGGCCGCTCGGTGGACGAGGTGTTGCGGGTGCTGCAGGCCTTACAGACGGGCGGGCTCTGTCCGGTCGACTGGACCCCGGGGCAGCCGCTGCTGACGCCGCACTAG
- a CDS encoding protein of unknown function (Evidence 5 : Unknown function): MRPNGDRLGPKWAQQLTPFSDAFQRWYQALQDAAHPRAVVLIGSRAKGTFLETSDVDVWVILNDPDRDWLRRQQRYAALVPAPDLPLEALYYTPAETEQLLARHQFGVLDALAFGQPLYDDGIWASLRERFQALQRQGLHRTPRAWVW; the protein is encoded by the coding sequence ATGCGCCCGAATGGTGATCGACTGGGTCCAAAATGGGCTCAACAACTAACACCGTTTTCCGATGCCTTCCAGCGCTGGTACCAGGCGCTGCAGGATGCGGCCCATCCCCGGGCGGTGGTGCTCATCGGATCCCGGGCTAAGGGCACGTTTTTGGAAACCAGTGATGTTGATGTGTGGGTGATCCTCAACGACCCGGATCGCGACTGGCTCCGCCGGCAGCAGCGGTACGCCGCCCTGGTGCCGGCGCCGGATCTGCCGTTGGAGGCACTTTACTACACTCCCGCGGAAACCGAACAGCTGCTGGCCCGCCATCAGTTTGGCGTACTGGACGCCCTCGCCTTCGGCCAGCCTCTGTATGACGATGGCATCTGGGCATCCTTACGAGAGCGCTTCCAGGCCTTGCAACGGCAGGGCCTACATCGCACCCCCCGGGCCTGGGTCTGGTAG
- a CDS encoding DNA-binding protein yields MAGDERVQAWLTQALDDLDTADLLSTRKFGAAAFFYQQAAEKALKALAMARHQSPWGHSILKLLQSLDPGGDLASPLYQCGRRLDLFYIPTRYPDAFPEGTASEHFSAEDAKEARACARMVIDWVQNGLNN; encoded by the coding sequence ATGGCCGGGGACGAACGGGTCCAAGCCTGGCTGACCCAGGCGCTGGACGATCTCGACACCGCCGACCTCTTGTCCACTCGCAAATTCGGGGCGGCGGCCTTCTTTTACCAGCAGGCCGCCGAAAAGGCTCTTAAAGCGTTAGCCATGGCCCGCCATCAAAGCCCGTGGGGACATTCCATACTAAAGCTGCTGCAAAGCCTGGATCCAGGGGGGGACCTGGCCTCGCCTCTTTACCAATGCGGGCGCCGGCTAGACCTGTTTTATATCCCGACCCGCTACCCCGATGCGTTCCCGGAAGGCACCGCCAGTGAGCATTTCTCGGCCGAGGATGCCAAGGAGGCCCGCGCATGCGCCCGAATGGTGATCGACTGGGTCCAAAATGGGCTCAACAACTAA
- a CDS encoding protein of unknown function (Evidence 5 : Unknown function), whose product MRPPGPPPDPGRPPQPGTVLPMVDLALRPVADDHLLLEIARRMVDWQTAG is encoded by the coding sequence ATGAGGCCCCCCGGGCCGCCTCCTGACCCCGGACGGCCCCCGCAGCCGGGGACCGTGCTGCCCATGGTCGACCTGGCCCTACGCCCGGTGGCCGACGACCACCTCCTCCTGGAAATCGCACGGCGGATGGTCGATTGGCAGACCGCCGGCTAG
- a CDS encoding Bac_transf domain-containing protein, with product MTGRPATLSRLALVAGDILLANTGVAIAFLLRFQGLPPDYNWDAYLRLAPWLSGLTVAVLAAYDLYEERWRPVRDLRRRLLLGLGLMFALLLVAGFLLADIGLPRSVYLLAALLELPLFYAWRRFYQERRFGQRPTRVIQVSPDGHRGPIVAPAELGPHPRFTELPAAAAEGAPARADVLLLAGDLAQSLREHLFIEALARGIPCYWQPSVYDGLVAQARLTVLGERPYLALAPVALPWTRTWGKRLFDLLLGSALLVATLPLMVLIAVAVVADSGWPPFYTQERVTDGHRIFRLWKFRTLMQDWEARQGGPRLTAADGEGVTRVGRWLRHSHLDELPQLWNVVRGDMSLVGPRPERPVFVDDFRRRTPAYDLRHHVRAGVTGLAQVGGHYFSTPEEKLQMDLAYARRPSLWQDVRILLHTLEQLFHRTPRTPEQQRSSSTR from the coding sequence ATGACAGGACGGCCGGCGACCCTGTCGCGTCTGGCCCTGGTTGCCGGCGACATCCTCCTGGCCAACACCGGGGTGGCGATCGCCTTCCTGCTCCGCTTCCAGGGCCTGCCCCCCGACTACAACTGGGATGCCTATCTGCGCCTGGCGCCTTGGTTGAGCGGACTGACGGTAGCGGTGCTGGCCGCTTACGACCTGTACGAGGAACGCTGGCGGCCGGTGCGGGACTTACGACGGCGGCTGCTGCTGGGGCTGGGCCTGATGTTCGCCCTCCTGCTGGTGGCGGGATTCCTGCTGGCCGATATCGGTCTGCCGCGCTCGGTCTACCTGCTGGCCGCGCTGCTGGAGCTGCCGCTGTTTTATGCCTGGCGCCGTTTCTACCAGGAACGGCGCTTCGGGCAGCGTCCGACGCGGGTGATCCAGGTCTCCCCCGACGGTCATCGGGGCCCCATCGTGGCCCCCGCCGAACTGGGCCCTCACCCGCGCTTCACGGAGCTACCGGCGGCAGCCGCCGAGGGTGCCCCGGCCCGGGCTGACGTCCTGCTGCTGGCTGGCGACCTCGCCCAGTCCCTACGGGAACACCTGTTCATCGAGGCCTTGGCGCGGGGAATTCCTTGCTACTGGCAACCATCCGTGTACGACGGCCTAGTGGCCCAGGCCCGCCTGACGGTGCTGGGAGAACGGCCCTACCTGGCCCTGGCCCCGGTAGCACTCCCCTGGACCCGGACATGGGGGAAACGCCTGTTCGACCTCCTCCTGGGCAGTGCCCTGCTGGTGGCCACCCTGCCGCTGATGGTCCTGATTGCCGTGGCGGTAGTGGCTGACAGCGGTTGGCCGCCCTTCTATACCCAGGAACGGGTGACGGATGGCCACCGGATCTTTCGTCTATGGAAGTTCCGTACCCTCATGCAGGATTGGGAAGCACGCCAGGGAGGCCCCCGCCTGACCGCCGCTGACGGCGAAGGAGTCACCCGAGTGGGCCGCTGGCTCCGGCACAGCCATCTGGATGAACTGCCTCAGCTGTGGAATGTGGTGCGGGGGGACATGTCGCTGGTCGGTCCCCGCCCCGAACGGCCGGTGTTCGTGGACGACTTCCGGCGCCGCACCCCCGCCTACGACCTGCGGCACCACGTCCGGGCCGGGGTGACGGGTCTGGCTCAAGTCGGGGGGCATTACTTCTCCACCCCTGAGGAAAAATTGCAAATGGACCTGGCCTACGCCCGCCGACCGAGCCTCTGGCAGGATGTGAGGATCCTGCTCCACACCCTCGAACAGCTCTTCCACCGCACGCCCCGGACACCCGAGCAGCAACGCTCCTCCTCCACCCGCTGA
- a CDS encoding membrane protein of unknown function (Evidence 5 : Unknown function), whose protein sequence is MAEQERQRMKRDLAGRRAAPASARGTASRARLKPRPRGGIGRYAASYVVLALLLLVWPQGLFSPLALGALAAAGFLWAFGGFLLAVLPGRAWWALTPWLLAGLGYALALAGQPADLGVAQQGALLHLTLVLMAAAGWVMVDDDERRAGHLLAWVGYIAALLALAVVLFQARWLPFLQGLLFTDRWATVFQYPDTAGAVWGAGFLGLVFYRPDTAWERWLARAALVTDGAGLILSLSRGADLVMPLALAAGLALAARRGTWTRILNPLALGGAGALLLSLGWRGHVPATGYGPPVFVAAVAAWVAVWSGLERLWDRLRLSPRAAAGLAAGAGVLLLAALLAVVVERAHRPVVFTAAAPFAIAAPDGAAAGAQVTVRVTAPATLAIYADSRYDNRTLLASRPVSGTARVAVPRLPAGAAAVRFTLTPAHGGSAALLAMRLSGGQSGPYVLDPWFVHVLPRALYTRLLEVNGRQLSIWQRAVFVHDGLRMALARPLLGWGAGGWAAGYRQYQSLPYVSREVHNGWVQWWDDGGILAAAGFAGLLGGLLWAAWRGLRGRLDPDLRWPAAGLAAVSTALLAHSIVDWDFSFFWDELLVAAAWTALMRVTWGEGEEVSALTSYPRVWAVGLASFGLAVLSFLLAGAQQDLNRANLALTRKQPAQVILTDLNRALAADPDLGEAAAMKAQVLGLVLAQSKSPVTAATLGNIAGDFNRAVALNPTNPNLRVAYGNYLTQQRQFAQAVSQYQAAQALAPMKLATVQGALTGDYDVLAQALIAGNREGAVLGAAALRQGVAAYARTRAAIPAGMVANLTLPPLSGAARLAQGVADLLNGRTAAGTVILQGNFGNAQLNAAARAWLAMAGFIAHHQAVKGATGLPGLAYRLVQYGIWKS, encoded by the coding sequence GTGGCGGAACAGGAACGGCAACGTATGAAACGGGATCTCGCGGGGCGCAGGGCCGCCCCCGCATCCGCCCGGGGGACGGCCTCCCGGGCACGGCTCAAGCCCCGTCCCCGGGGCGGGATTGGGCGGTACGCCGCCAGCTACGTGGTGCTGGCCCTGCTGCTGTTGGTCTGGCCTCAGGGGTTGTTCTCCCCATTGGCATTGGGGGCGCTGGCGGCGGCGGGCTTCCTGTGGGCCTTTGGCGGCTTCCTGCTAGCGGTGCTGCCGGGGCGAGCCTGGTGGGCCTTGACCCCCTGGCTGTTGGCCGGCCTGGGCTACGCGTTGGCCCTGGCCGGGCAGCCGGCGGACCTGGGCGTGGCCCAGCAGGGGGCGCTGTTGCACCTAACCCTGGTGCTGATGGCGGCGGCGGGCTGGGTGATGGTGGACGACGACGAGCGGCGCGCAGGACACCTGCTGGCCTGGGTGGGGTACATCGCCGCCCTCCTGGCCCTGGCGGTGGTCCTGTTCCAGGCCCGCTGGCTCCCGTTCCTGCAGGGGCTGCTCTTCACCGACCGCTGGGCCACCGTCTTCCAGTACCCGGACACCGCGGGGGCGGTGTGGGGGGCCGGCTTCCTGGGTCTGGTCTTCTACCGCCCCGACACCGCCTGGGAGCGCTGGCTGGCGCGGGCGGCGCTGGTAACAGACGGCGCCGGCCTCATCCTCTCCCTCTCTCGCGGGGCCGACCTGGTCATGCCCTTGGCCCTGGCGGCGGGACTGGCGCTGGCGGCCCGGCGCGGTACCTGGACCCGCATCCTGAATCCACTGGCCCTGGGGGGCGCGGGTGCCCTACTCTTGAGCCTCGGCTGGCGCGGGCACGTGCCGGCTACCGGCTACGGCCCGCCGGTGTTCGTCGCGGCGGTGGCGGCCTGGGTGGCGGTCTGGAGCGGTCTCGAACGGTTGTGGGACCGGCTCCGGCTTTCACCCCGGGCGGCGGCAGGCCTGGCGGCCGGGGCCGGGGTGCTGCTGCTGGCTGCTCTCCTGGCGGTGGTGGTGGAGCGGGCCCACCGGCCGGTGGTCTTTACCGCTGCCGCCCCCTTTGCCATTGCCGCGCCCGATGGCGCGGCGGCGGGGGCGCAGGTGACGGTGCGGGTGACCGCCCCCGCCACCCTCGCCATCTATGCGGACAGCCGGTACGACAACCGCACCCTGCTGGCCAGCCGGCCGGTGTCCGGTACGGCCAGGGTGGCGGTGCCGCGCTTGCCGGCGGGCGCGGCGGCGGTGCGCTTTACCCTCACCCCGGCCCATGGCGGCAGCGCCGCCCTGCTGGCCATGCGCCTCAGCGGCGGCCAGAGCGGGCCCTATGTGCTCGACCCCTGGTTCGTGCACGTGCTGCCCCGGGCGTTGTACACCCGTCTCCTGGAGGTGAACGGCCGCCAGCTCAGCATCTGGCAGCGGGCGGTGTTCGTGCATGACGGGCTGCGCATGGCCCTGGCCCGACCGCTTCTGGGCTGGGGAGCCGGCGGCTGGGCGGCCGGGTACCGCCAGTACCAGAGCCTGCCCTACGTCTCCCGGGAGGTGCACAACGGCTGGGTGCAATGGTGGGACGACGGAGGTATCCTGGCCGCCGCCGGCTTTGCCGGCCTCCTGGGCGGGCTGTTGTGGGCGGCCTGGCGCGGTCTGCGCGGGCGGCTGGATCCGGACCTGCGCTGGCCGGCGGCGGGGCTGGCGGCCGTCAGCACCGCCCTCCTGGCCCACAGCATCGTGGACTGGGACTTCTCCTTTTTCTGGGATGAGCTGCTGGTGGCGGCGGCCTGGACCGCCCTCATGCGGGTGACCTGGGGGGAGGGGGAAGAGGTGAGTGCCCTTACCTCCTATCCCCGGGTGTGGGCGGTGGGCCTGGCGTCTTTCGGCCTGGCGGTGCTGAGCTTCCTGCTGGCCGGGGCTCAACAGGACTTGAACCGCGCCAACCTGGCCCTCACCCGCAAGCAGCCGGCCCAGGTCATCCTGACCGACCTCAACCGGGCGCTGGCGGCCGACCCGGACTTGGGCGAAGCCGCCGCCATGAAGGCCCAGGTCCTGGGCCTGGTCCTTGCCCAGAGCAAGAGCCCGGTCACTGCCGCCACCCTGGGCAACATTGCCGGGGACTTCAACCGGGCGGTAGCCCTCAATCCTACCAACCCCAACCTGCGGGTGGCCTACGGCAACTACCTCACCCAGCAGCGGCAGTTTGCACAGGCGGTCAGCCAGTACCAGGCGGCCCAGGCCCTGGCCCCCATGAAGCTGGCCACGGTGCAGGGGGCCCTCACCGGGGACTACGATGTGCTGGCCCAGGCCCTCATCGCCGGCAACCGGGAGGGAGCGGTGCTGGGGGCAGCCGCCCTGCGCCAGGGGGTGGCGGCCTACGCCCGCACCCGGGCGGCCATTCCCGCGGGCATGGTGGCCAACCTGACCCTGCCGCCCTTAAGCGGGGCGGCGCGGCTGGCGCAGGGAGTGGCGGACCTCCTGAACGGGCGGACGGCAGCCGGCACCGTCATCCTCCAGGGCAACTTCGGCAACGCGCAGCTGAACGCCGCCGCCCGGGCCTGGCTGGCGATGGCCGGGTTTATTGCCCATCATCAGGCCGTAAAGGGGGCGACCGGGCTGCCGGGATTGGCCTACCGGCTGGTGCAGTATGGCATCTGGAAATCCTGA
- a CDS encoding membrane protein of unknown function (Evidence 5 : Unknown function), translated as MASLGSFLGVEGLGAWSWTLAFTAVLTALGIARLQLGMAGTEGLAGLEQSLYLLWTRGGGAIASWTGDPVLTQGTPAGLWLLAPVLAAGGTGALLTLQALALGSGYLLLTRLGRRWGVPPATARLVGVAYLLSPVVWGAALADMHPAVLAVPFLLGVVWAVAADRRVAFRLLAAGLLLFLPAAPLALVGVAGVLALHRRWGWALEAVLWGAAAAGLDAAWWGRGSLDLLTRTWFGADGATPAAVLRAWGADPARLLAWARSLRAWEYLVWMLGPLAVPLTAGWLRGRLSAWLLPAALLLAASLAATAPAATSPFLPWSLPAVAFLYVAALSMLRGLAPGRTAPLLGGLTACLFLAVFGYHQRQTVWSRRPPAGTVLAAAVAVVPPRAPVVTQAFLAPFLAGRGRLWLPAAAPAQVPAGTYLVLEPGYSSGSEPAGAAAAWATQAATAGAPVVFRQDGLVVYRTVRPLARPV; from the coding sequence GTGGCCTCCCTCGGTTCCTTCCTGGGTGTGGAGGGGCTGGGAGCCTGGAGCTGGACGCTGGCCTTCACGGCGGTGCTGACCGCCCTGGGCATCGCCCGCCTACAGCTGGGCATGGCGGGGACGGAGGGCCTGGCGGGGCTGGAGCAGAGCCTGTATCTGTTGTGGACGCGGGGCGGGGGGGCCATCGCCTCCTGGACCGGGGACCCGGTGCTGACCCAGGGCACCCCGGCCGGGCTGTGGCTGCTGGCGCCGGTGCTGGCCGCGGGCGGGACGGGGGCTCTCTTGACGCTGCAGGCCCTGGCCTTGGGCAGCGGTTATCTTTTGCTCACCCGGCTGGGCCGCCGCTGGGGGGTCCCCCCGGCCACCGCCCGTCTGGTGGGGGTGGCCTATCTGCTGTCACCCGTGGTGTGGGGGGCAGCCCTGGCTGATATGCATCCCGCGGTCCTGGCGGTGCCGTTCCTGCTGGGGGTGGTGTGGGCGGTGGCGGCCGACCGGCGGGTAGCCTTCCGGCTGCTGGCGGCCGGGTTGCTCCTCTTTCTGCCGGCGGCCCCCTTGGCCTTGGTTGGCGTGGCAGGGGTCCTGGCCCTGCACCGGCGCTGGGGCTGGGCCCTAGAGGCGGTGCTGTGGGGGGCGGCGGCTGCCGGGCTGGATGCGGCCTGGTGGGGGCGGGGCAGCCTCGACCTCCTGACCCGCACCTGGTTTGGAGCGGATGGGGCCACGCCGGCGGCCGTGCTGCGGGCCTGGGGGGCAGACCCCGCCCGGCTCCTGGCCTGGGCGCGCTCGTTGCGGGCGTGGGAGTACCTGGTGTGGATGCTGGGGCCGCTGGCGGTCCCGCTCACGGCCGGCTGGTTGCGGGGTCGGCTCAGCGCTTGGCTGCTGCCGGCGGCTCTGCTGCTGGCGGCCAGCCTGGCCGCGACCGCCCCGGCCGCCACTTCGCCCTTCCTGCCCTGGAGCCTGCCTGCGGTGGCGTTCCTGTACGTGGCTGCCCTTTCCATGCTGCGGGGGCTGGCGCCTGGCCGCACCGCCCCGCTGCTGGGGGGCCTTACGGCTTGCCTGTTCCTGGCCGTCTTCGGCTATCATCAACGGCAGACGGTATGGAGCCGGCGGCCGCCAGCGGGGACGGTCCTGGCGGCGGCGGTGGCCGTGGTGCCGCCGCGGGCGCCGGTGGTCACCCAGGCCTTCCTGGCGCCCTTCTTGGCCGGCCGCGGTCGCCTCTGGCTGCCGGCGGCGGCACCAGCCCAGGTGCCGGCCGGCACCTATCTGGTGCTGGAGCCGGGCTATTCCTCCGGCAGCGAACCGGCGGGGGCGGCCGCTGCCTGGGCGACGCAGGCTGCCACGGCGGGGGCACCGGTGGTCTTCCGGCAGGACGGACTGGTGGTCTACCGCACGGTGCGGCCGCTGGCGCGGCCAGTGTAG
- a CDS encoding Transport permease protein, whose product MQVEITAAGASLTAGVRARWARLRLRAHSLAAWLELIRNLAVRDVETRYKHSLLGLYWALINPLITAAIFSFVFGVIFHASSKPIPYVVFLLAGLTFWNFFANGVLSATGSITGNAALLAKIYFPRVVLPTAAVLARLIDFGFSLVVLAVFIVLYRVPVHLGTAGGLLLLMGLEVAFTLGMGYLTAALNVLYRDVAQLIGLVLMVWMYLSPVMYAVDGLPAGLRAVLLLNPLGALLEAERDLLFAGHLGTSGIDLWASAAWTALVFVGGLAVFKRIEPLFAEVM is encoded by the coding sequence GTGCAGGTGGAAATCACGGCCGCGGGGGCGTCGCTCACCGCCGGGGTGCGGGCACGGTGGGCGCGACTGCGGCTGCGGGCCCACAGCTTGGCCGCCTGGCTGGAACTCATCCGCAACCTGGCGGTGCGGGATGTGGAGACCCGCTACAAGCATTCCCTGCTGGGTCTTTACTGGGCCCTCATCAATCCCCTCATTACGGCTGCTATCTTCAGCTTCGTGTTCGGGGTCATCTTTCACGCCAGCTCCAAGCCCATCCCCTACGTGGTCTTCCTGCTCGCTGGTCTCACCTTCTGGAACTTCTTTGCCAACGGGGTGCTCTCCGCGACGGGGTCCATCACCGGCAACGCCGCCCTTTTGGCCAAGATCTACTTTCCGCGGGTGGTGCTGCCCACGGCGGCGGTGCTCGCCCGCTTGATCGACTTTGGCTTCTCGCTGGTGGTGCTGGCGGTGTTCATCGTCTTGTACCGGGTGCCGGTGCACCTCGGGACCGCCGGAGGTCTGCTCCTGCTGATGGGCTTGGAGGTGGCCTTTACCCTGGGGATGGGGTATCTGACCGCGGCCCTCAATGTGCTCTACCGGGATGTCGCCCAGCTCATCGGGCTGGTGCTGATGGTGTGGATGTATCTGTCCCCTGTCATGTACGCCGTGGACGGGCTCCCCGCCGGGTTGCGGGCGGTCCTGCTCTTAAACCCGCTGGGGGCGCTGCTGGAGGCGGAGCGCGACCTGCTCTTTGCCGGGCACCTGGGGACCAGCGGCATCGACCTGTGGGCCAGCGCGGCTTGGACGGCCCTGGTCTTTGTCGGGGGGCTGGCGGTGTTTAAACGCATCGAGCCCCTATTTGCCGAGGTGATGTGA
- a CDS encoding ABC transporter domain-containing protein: MRGVWAEGVSKRFLLRRDRADSVGQLLVRMLPGRRPPPAEPFWALKDVSFRLPLGRSLGIVGNNGSGKSTLLKILTRTMLPTSGQVAVEGRTSALIELGAGFHPDFTGRENIYLNASILGIRRREVDRHLDDIIDFAGIRPFIDTPVKYYSSGMHARLGFSVAIHVEPEILIVDEVLAVGDEAFQQQCMDRIYAMKRQGVSILLVSHDLGSVERLMDEAIWLDRGVMQAQGRPALVVEAYRRSHLEAPVSPDSAPEASPGLLQAAWLEVDGRPVEVVPSGSAVTVVLEWDNPDQPVERHLVLSLRRPDGLAILEISSLRDGRPPLRLGLGRARTRLHIPALQLASGRYEVHAEVLDVQGRRLEEHHPLTEVRVQSLKGAGGLLVLPHEWRAG, translated from the coding sequence ATGCGGGGGGTGTGGGCGGAGGGAGTCTCAAAGCGGTTCCTCCTGCGCCGGGACCGGGCCGATAGCGTCGGGCAGCTGCTGGTGCGCATGCTGCCCGGCCGGCGGCCGCCGCCGGCCGAACCCTTCTGGGCGCTCAAGGACGTCTCCTTCCGGCTCCCCCTGGGCCGGAGCCTCGGCATTGTGGGCAACAACGGCTCCGGCAAGAGCACGCTCCTAAAGATTCTAACCCGGACCATGCTGCCCACCAGCGGGCAGGTGGCGGTGGAGGGGCGGACCTCCGCCCTGATTGAGCTGGGGGCTGGCTTTCATCCCGACTTCACCGGGCGGGAGAACATCTACCTCAATGCCTCCATCCTGGGCATCCGGCGTCGTGAGGTGGACCGCCACCTGGACGATATCATCGACTTCGCGGGCATTCGCCCCTTCATCGACACCCCGGTTAAGTATTACTCCTCCGGCATGCATGCCCGCCTGGGCTTCTCGGTCGCCATTCACGTGGAGCCCGAGATCCTGATCGTGGACGAGGTGCTGGCAGTAGGGGATGAGGCCTTTCAACAGCAGTGTATGGACCGGATCTATGCCATGAAACGGCAGGGGGTCAGCATCCTCCTTGTCTCCCACGACCTGGGGTCGGTCGAGCGCCTGATGGACGAGGCCATCTGGCTCGACCGGGGCGTGATGCAGGCCCAGGGCCGGCCGGCCCTGGTGGTGGAGGCCTATCGGCGCTCCCACCTGGAGGCCCCGGTATCGCCAGATTCGGCTCCTGAGGCCTCGCCCGGGCTCCTGCAGGCCGCCTGGCTGGAGGTGGACGGGAGACCGGTGGAGGTGGTGCCCTCCGGGTCCGCTGTGACCGTCGTCCTGGAGTGGGACAACCCCGACCAGCCGGTGGAACGCCACTTGGTCCTTAGCCTGCGGCGGCCGGACGGGTTGGCCATCCTGGAAATCTCGAGTCTGAGGGATGGCCGGCCTCCGCTCCGGCTGGGGCTCGGGCGGGCCCGGACCCGGCTCCATATCCCGGCCCTGCAGCTGGCCAGCGGGCGGTACGAGGTACACGCCGAGGTTCTGGATGTCCAGGGCCGGCGCCTGGAGGAGCATCATCCTCTTACAGAGGTGCGGGTGCAGAGTCTCAAGGGTGCAGGGGGCCTGCTGGTCCTGCCCCACGAATGGAGGGCGGGGTAG
- a CDS encoding conserved protein of unknown function (Evidence 4 : Unknown function but conserved in other organisms) — protein MAAHLHPNSAAAGGRLPVVAVDARYGLRAIRRGIGEYVYRLMEALAPLPKPYQLVLFGDGSADPGVVRYFRQWYPVHILRAPNFLLWEQLVWPRALRALPGLALVHGTANIGPWGRWPLVLTVHDVIEWHRGRDFPGHLTLRHRLSRTYRMGTLAVQARRARLVLTVSQHARTDIGRVLRVPERRIRVAPLGSKWADGGLGWAGDRESRPYLLALGAVDPRKNLEGLLRAAAAVRVPDFRLEVVGVEPGGLTAVRTRVAALGLEKRVAVEGMVKDAVLRERVRRARGFVYPSYYEGFGLPVLDAMILGVPVVASRTTAVGELGGSAVLGFNPADPEEMARALTRLWEDAALRAALSAAGRARAQTFSWARTAAATHAAYLEVLGLVAGP, from the coding sequence ATGGCGGCTCATTTGCATCCGAACTCCGCTGCCGCCGGCGGCCGGCTGCCGGTGGTGGCGGTGGATGCCCGTTACGGTTTGCGGGCCATTCGTCGGGGTATTGGGGAGTACGTCTACCGGCTGATGGAGGCCTTGGCCCCCCTTCCTAAGCCGTACCAGCTGGTGCTGTTCGGGGACGGCAGTGCCGACCCCGGGGTGGTGCGGTATTTCCGGCAGTGGTACCCGGTGCACATCCTGCGCGCACCTAATTTTCTGCTCTGGGAGCAGCTGGTGTGGCCGCGGGCCTTGCGGGCCCTGCCCGGTTTAGCCCTGGTGCATGGTACCGCCAATATCGGCCCCTGGGGCCGCTGGCCCCTGGTCCTCACCGTGCATGATGTCATCGAATGGCACCGGGGCCGGGATTTCCCGGGGCACCTTACGCTGCGGCATCGGCTGAGCCGGACCTACCGGATGGGGACGTTGGCGGTGCAGGCCCGCCGGGCGAGGCTGGTCCTGACGGTCTCACAGCATGCGCGTACCGATATCGGGCGGGTGCTCCGGGTCCCAGAGCGCCGGATCCGGGTGGCCCCACTGGGTTCCAAATGGGCCGACGGCGGACTTGGCTGGGCGGGCGACCGAGAGTCCCGTCCTTACCTCCTGGCCCTAGGGGCCGTGGACCCACGGAAGAACCTGGAGGGCCTCCTTCGGGCTGCGGCTGCGGTACGGGTGCCCGATTTCCGCCTCGAGGTGGTGGGGGTGGAGCCCGGCGGGCTCACGGCTGTGCGCACCCGCGTCGCCGCCCTGGGCCTGGAGAAGCGCGTAGCAGTGGAGGGGATGGTTAAGGACGCGGTCCTTCGCGAGCGGGTCCGGCGGGCTCGGGGTTTCGTGTACCCTTCGTACTACGAAGGATTCGGGCTACCGGTGCTTGACGCGATGATCCTGGGAGTGCCGGTGGTGGCCAGCCGTACCACGGCCGTGGGGGAGCTGGGGGGCTCCGCCGTGCTGGGATTTAACCCCGCCGATCCGGAAGAGATGGCGCGGGCGCTCACCCGCCTGTGGGAGGATGCAGCCCTCCGGGCTGCACTTTCGGCTGCCGGGCGGGCACGGGCGCAGACCTTCTCCTGGGCTCGCACCGCCGCGGCTACCCATGCTGCCTACCTCGAGGTCCTGGGCCTGGTGGCCGGGCCGTGA